Proteins from one Cryptomeria japonica chromosome 4, Sugi_1.0, whole genome shotgun sequence genomic window:
- the LOC131077613 gene encoding probable disease resistance protein At1g61300 encodes MDSISGRVKEIISSRWQAIVKKIKHLTSVPKDAERLRHEIDRVKGIVDHINSGLNWKGRQPLAVVRLWVTKQEQIVKSAEEVFLKYEENKHSRLCCCRPHCLLVKRSSRKICNAIAEIDELLKMKDSDFPKNGDLGEPPETLLQPMEKDLVGTFVQEKLSELETWVLEDDSVRVVGVYGMPGVGKTSLLKQINNNEKVLNFFKLVIWVTVSRESDVSALQRRIFERIELPWRPNLSLDEAAGVLHSVFKEKPLLLILDDVRRNIDVSNLGISASENTKKVVLISRDKEVCKSMKADRMIEMKHLTEEEGWELFCRGAFVGGVDQIMDNEIESLARSIAKECKGHPLTIKTLARTMPQLHSSARSDWEYILKELKAIDPQFYRIDEEILRDLFAPLKHSYDALETDALRLCFLYLAAHREDEEIDAGQLIQLWLAEGLVKSRFEGRYVFLKTLADRCLIDIKVKEENGLDIWKVKIHDLLRDMAIHVAEIDQNSLFCAGQNLEEFPYSAFASPQWVRISLMHNCISFLPGKFDCTKLVTVLLNSNTIEEVPEGFPEKLNKLKVLDLSNTPIKFLPKSIQYLSRLVYLQLSNTQIRVLHDQTFRLSRVQFLDLSFSPLISIQSMIKKMKSLQILKLAHCYDLEFVSPDISQLTGLEELDMWNTLFAFSWEFETSEEIKKASLLDVCKLHHLKRLRLTLKSPIGDRTVGNLVELQELWLLWMPQVRQTHLPTDMRAMHNLERLHLYDCQIEGTPDLFSELQNLNYLELKSSQLLVSLSGLGLGRLSNLKEIEIEECLLLTELGEEFGMKGCFTRLRKLKLWMLPSLESLSSSVEEGALPMLQTLAIFHCMKVKVLPWGLDNLKFLEQIRGDMKWWKEISWEDEEMKNHLHAKFVEIVEIHDSYDV; translated from the coding sequence ATGGATTCCATTAgtggaagagtgaaagagattatAAGCAGTCGCTGGCAGGCAATTGTGAAAAAGATTAAGCATCTAACTAGTGTGCCCAAAGATGCCGAGCGCCTCCGCCATGAGATAGATCGAGTGAAGGGCATAGTCGATCATATTAATAGTGGGCTAAATTGGAAAGGTCGACAGCCTTTGGCAGTGGTGAGGCTTTGGGTGACGAAGCAAGAGCAAATCGTTAAATCTGCTGAAGAGGTGTTTCTCAAGTATGAAGAAAATAAGCACAGTCGCTTGTGTTGCTGCCGCCCTCACTGTTTGCTTGTCAAAAGATCCAGTCGAAAGATCTGTAATGCTATAGCCGAGATAGATGAGCTTCTGAAGATGAAAGATTCAGATTTTCCCAAAAATGGAGATTTGGGAGAGCCTCCCGAAACGCTTCTGCAGCCCATGGAGAAGGACCTGGTTGGCACATTTGTCCAGGAAAAGCTGTCGGAGCTGGAGACGTGGGTGCTGGAAGATGACTCTGTTCGTGTCGTTGGTGTCTATGGAATGCCCGGTGTGGGAAAGACATCCCTGCTAAAACAAATCAACAACAATGAAAAGGTACTCAATTTCTTTAAGCTTGTGATTTGGGTTACTGTGTCCAGAGAATCCGATGTCTCTGCGCTCCAGAGGCGTATTTTTGAGAGAATTGAGTTGCCTTGGCGACCCAATTTGAGCCTTGACGAAGCCGCAGGGGTTTTGCATTCGGTTTTCAAGGAGAAGCCACTGCTCCTTATTTTGGACGATGTGCGGAGAAACATAGATGTTTCCAATTTGGGAATTTCTGCTTCTGAGAATACAAAAAAAGTTGTACTAATTTCCAGGGATAAAGAAGTGTGCAAGAGCATGAAAGCAGACAGAATGATTGAAATGAAGCATCTGACTGAGGAAGAAGGTTGGGAGCTTTTCTGCAGAGGAGCCTTCGTAGGTGGTGTGGATCAGATTATGGATAACGAGATAGAGAGCTTGGCCAGAAGCATTGCAAAAGAGTGTAAAGGGCATCCCCTCACTATTAAAACGCTTGCTCGGACAATGCCGCAGCTTCACAGCAGTGCCAGGTCGGATTGGGAATACATTCTGAAGGAGCTAAAGGCGATTGATCCCCAGTTTTATCGCATCGATGAAGAAATTCTGAGGGATTTATTCGCGCCGCTGAAGCACAGCTACGATGCTTTGGAAACAGATGCGCTCAGGCTTTGTTTCCTGTACTTGGCAGCTCATAGAGAAGACGAGGAAATCGACGCGGGTCAATTGATACAATTGTGGTTGGCAGAGGGCCTAGTGAAAAGCAGATTTGAAGGGCGCTACGTTTTTCTAAAGACCTTGGCGGACCGATGTTTGATCGACATTAAGGTTAAAGAGGAAAATGGCCTTGATATCTGGAAAGTGAAAATCCATGATTTGCTCAGAGATATGGCGATACACGTCGCTGAGATCGACCAGAACAGCTTGTTCTGTGCGGGTCAGAATTTAGAAGAATTTCCATACTCTGCATTTGCAAGTCCACAATGGGTGAGGATATCACTGATGCATAACTGTATCAGTTTTCTGCCTGGCAAATTTGATTGCACGAAGCTGGTGACTGTGTTGTTGAACTCCAATACGATTGAAGAGGTTCCAGAGGGCTTTCCGGAGAAGCTCAATAAGTTAAAGGTACTCGATCTCAGCAACACGCCCATCAAATTCTTGCCAAAGTCCATCCAATATTTGAGTCGTCTCGTGTATCTCCAGCTTTCCAATACCCAGATTAGGGTACTCCATGATCAAACATTTAGGCTAAGTAGAGTGCAGTTTTTAGATCTTTCTTTCTCCCCTCTCATCAGTATACAGTCCATGATAAAGAAGATGAAAAGTCTTCAAATTCTCAAGTTAGCCCACTGTTATGATTTGGAGTTCGTTTCACCCGACATATCACAGCTCACTGGTTTGGAAGAGCTTGACATGTGGAACACGCTGTTTGCATTTTCATGGGAGTTCGAGACAAGTGAAGAAATAAAGAAGGCTTCTTTGCTAGATGTATGCAAACTCCATCATCTCAAGCGTCTTCGTCTAACCCTAAAATCCCCAATTGGGGATAGAACAGTGGGGAATCTAGTGGAGCTTCAAGAACTTTGGCTACTTTGGATGCCCCAAGTCCGTCAAACACATCTACCCACTGACATGCGGGCCATGCACAACTTGGAGAGGCTCCACCTGTATGACTGTCAAATTGAGGGAACCCCTGATTTATTCTCAGAATTACAAAATCTCAACTACTTAGAGCTCAAATCTTCTCAATTACTGGTCAGTCTTTCAGGATTAGGATTGGGCAGATTATCCAATTTGAAGGAAATAGAGATTGAGGAATGCCTTCTGCTCACGGAGTTGGGAGAAGAATTTGGAATGAAAGGCTGCTTTACAAGGCTGCGCAAGCTCAAACTGTGGATGTTACCTTCTCTGGAGAGTCTGTCGAGTTCTGTCGAAGAGGGGGCTCTCCCCATGCTGCAGACTTTGGCTATATTCCATTGCATGAAGGTTAAAGTACTACCTTGGGGACTTGATAATCTCAAGTTTCTGGAACAGATCAGAGGAGATATGAAATGGTGGAAAGAAATCAGCTGGGAAGATGAAGAGATGAAGAACCATCTTCATGCTAAGTTCGTGGAAATCGTGGAAATCCATGATAGTTATGATGTTTAA